In uncultured Methanobacterium sp., a genomic segment contains:
- a CDS encoding threonine/serine exporter family protein has translation MYPGGNLGNINPTNISDGGDLPPNLLEFLTELARAMTAAGIAVMTIEAILKNICRAYGVKAQEVIDFPTFVLIKISDGNSKALAVTGQKPGLLPLDQVSRLYELIYQAEKAEITPEQGINRINEIINVKRQHRYLRHILGYALYSTGLGMLLLPTTNELLFCGGLGAIVGLIIGYSEDKPRLNLILPVLVAFLVSMIFFFGVKQGMVKGSLTILVPALSYFIPGAVLATGMYELAANNVISGASRLIQGVVILLLLLFGVLIGLQVVGLSAGAYMVAYLATPLGWWAPYIGILVFTLGMYLLMSIRNRDMLGVLMVLFATFGGLQVGNYLLGGLFGAFLGSAIMTMVGTYLERSKLKTPYYVSIIPAFWILVPGSLGFISLATLAGQNYSASIANLIMVVLTFVAISMGLLIGAVIADPLKIE, from the coding sequence ATGTATCCTGGAGGTAACTTGGGGAATATAAACCCTACCAACATATCAGATGGGGGAGATTTACCTCCAAATCTACTGGAATTTTTAACAGAACTAGCCCGGGCCATGACTGCGGCAGGTATTGCAGTCATGACAATAGAAGCTATTTTAAAGAATATATGCAGGGCATATGGGGTTAAAGCCCAGGAAGTAATTGACTTTCCCACCTTCGTACTCATCAAGATCAGCGATGGGAATTCAAAAGCCCTGGCAGTGACCGGGCAGAAACCGGGCCTCCTACCGCTGGACCAGGTTTCACGATTATACGAGTTAATCTATCAGGCGGAAAAGGCAGAAATAACTCCAGAACAGGGAATTAACCGCATAAATGAGATAATAAATGTTAAACGCCAGCACAGATACCTAAGGCATATATTGGGATATGCACTTTATTCTACTGGCCTGGGAATGCTACTTCTACCCACAACCAATGAGTTACTTTTTTGTGGGGGATTAGGGGCCATTGTAGGTTTAATAATCGGATACTCTGAGGATAAACCCAGGCTAAACCTTATTTTGCCAGTTTTAGTGGCGTTTCTGGTTTCAATGATCTTCTTTTTTGGGGTGAAGCAGGGAATGGTAAAGGGATCCCTCACCATCCTGGTCCCGGCACTTTCCTACTTCATCCCGGGCGCGGTTCTGGCCACAGGAATGTACGAACTGGCAGCCAACAACGTCATATCCGGTGCCAGCCGCCTGATCCAGGGAGTGGTTATACTGTTACTCCTCCTCTTCGGAGTTTTAATAGGTCTTCAGGTGGTTGGACTCTCTGCAGGAGCGTATATGGTGGCATATTTAGCCACGCCTCTTGGTTGGTGGGCTCCCTATATCGGGATTCTGGTTTTCACCCTGGGAATGTACCTTTTAATGTCAATACGAAACCGTGACATGCTAGGAGTTTTGATGGTGTTATTTGCCACATTTGGCGGACTTCAGGTCGGAAATTACCTCCTGGGCGGATTATTCGGTGCATTTTTAGGTTCAGCCATCATGACCATGGTGGGAACGTACCTGGAACGATCAAAGCTCAAAACACCATACTATGTATCAATAATACCTGCATTCTGGATATTAGTGCCAGGATCCTTGGGATTCATCAGCTTGGCCACCTTAGCTGGGCAGAATTATTCAGCATCCATTGCCAACCTGATTATGGTGGTACTAACCTTTGTGGCCATATCCATGGGGTTACTCA